A stretch of DNA from Methanomassiliicoccales archaeon:
TAGCGTTGGTTTATTATGTCGACCAAAAGACCCGATCTGCTGAGATCTACAACGATCAAGAATGATCTGAGATTGCTCAAATTGCACTTCTCGACCACCGCATTCTAAAATCTCGCAGTCAACGATCGTATGACAATAGTTGCTGGAACATAGCGAAAATTGATCCCATTATGCATAATAGGACAAGAATGATCCATTGGTAGGATAACAATTCTCGTCCCACCCAAATATCAGGAGTGAATGCGATTTCAATGTACTCTTTGTAACTCTCTTATTTTGCTTATCTGATGAACAAAAATAAATATTAGAAATCTTCTCGTTAATGTGCCAGGAGAGGGAGGGCAGCTGACGGTGAGGGCTCGACCCTCGCTGAGGAAGGTCCCCCCTCCATGAGAAAGGTGGGCCACGCAAGTGGCTGGGCGAGAGCCCAGGCAAGGGCACAGAAACGACACAGCTCTGGCCGAGGATGATTCGCTCGGCGATGACGTTGGTCAGAGATTTGGTGAAACGGCGACTCCCCACCGGAGCAAGCCCAAACAGCCGGGATGATTTCTCAGGACTGGCGGGTAGGGCGCTTAGTTGAATGCTGCCTGAAACAGAAGGGGGCCTACTACCCTCACCTGGCATCCACACTTGGTGAGCACTCTAGACCGGAAAATCAAAGAGTAAATCAATCACGAGGAACCGACTTCATGGATAGATTAAAATGAAGATTTTTAGGTATCAGGAAGCAACAGAATTCGAGCCTATTGCCGGTGTGAGGAGACGAATGCTTGCCTGTGGTGAGAAGGCACAAATCGTTGAATACTTCCTCCCAAAGGGCACAATCTTTCCGCTTCACATGCATCCTCACGAACAGACAGGCTTCGTAGAACGAGGCGTACTCCGTGTCTCTATCGGGGGTCAGGAGTATATTCTTGGCGCAGGAGATGGTTATTATATTCCACCGAATGTTGAACATTCAACGACGGCACTCGAGGAC
This window harbors:
- a CDS encoding cupin domain-containing protein, giving the protein MKIFRYQEATEFEPIAGVRRRMLACGEKAQIVEYFLPKGTIFPLHMHPHEQTGFVERGVLRVSIGGQEYILGAGDGYYIPPNVEHSTTALEDCINVDVFSPLRDEYKDR